The genomic stretch TGAGCGATGACGCTTGTGGGCCTCGCTGGCATCCTGCTCGGGCTTGGCCTTCTGATCTGGCTTGCCTTCCGCGGCTGGAGCGTGCTGGTGCTCGCGCCGCTCGCCGCGCTGATTGCAGCCCTCATGGCCGGTGAGCCGCTGCTCGCACACTGGACGCAGACCTTCATGGTCGGCGCGGCCGGGTTTCTGGCGCAGTTCTTTCCGTTGTTCCTGCTCGGCGCGCTGTTCGGAAAGCTGATGGAGGACTCAGGCTCAGTTAGTGCGATTGCAGCCTTCGTGACGCAAAAGCTCGGCACGCGGCGCGCGGTGCTGGCGGTGGTGCTCGCCGGCGCGCTCGTCACCTATGGCGGCGTCAGCCTGTTCGTCGCCTTCTTCGTGCTGGCGCCGATGGCGCACGAGCTGTTTCGCGCGGCCGGCATTCCGCGGCGGCTGATGCCGGCGGCGATCGTGCTCGGTACCTCGACATTCACTATGTCGGCACTGCCGGGCACGCCGTCGATTCAGAACGCGATCCCGATGCCGTTCTTCGGCACCACGCCGTTCGCCGCACCCGGCCTCGGCCTTCTGGCGTCGCTGATCATGCTCGGCTTCGGGCTATGGTGGCTCAATCGCGAGGAGGCAAAAGCAAGAGCAAGCGGCGAAGGCTTCGGCGACGGCACACCGATGCCGACCGAGCGGCTGACCGCCGATGAGGTGCTGCGTGAGCGCGCCACCACCGCGCGCGAATTCGATCCGGCCGAGATCGCGCATGGTGCCATGACGGACATCGCCCCAAAGGTCACGCGCGCCGCGCTGCCGCTTGTGGTCGTGATCATCGTCAATCTCGCGATGTCGCTTGTCATCATACCGGCACTAGACACGCATTATCTGGCCGAGACGCGTTTCGGCGAGACTTCGCTTGCCGCGGTCGGCGGCGTGTGGGCAGTGATCAGCGCGCTCGCTTGCGCCATCGTTACGGTGCTTGCGGCAAGCTATCGACGATTGCCGGCGTTGCGCGCGACCATCGATGCCGGCGCCAACGCCTCAGTGCTGCCGGCGGTGAGCGTGGCAAGCCTGGTCGGCTTCGGCGCCGTTGTGGCGGCGATGCCGGCCTTCGCGGTCGTGCGCGACGCCGTGCTCGGCGTCGGCGGCGGACCGTTGGTGTCGCTCGCGGTCGCGACCAACGTGCTCGCCGCCCTCACCGGTTCGGCGTCAGGCGGGCTGACCATCGCGCTCGACGCACTTGGGGCCACCTACATGACCCGCGCGGCGGAAATCGGCCTCAATCCCGCGCTGCTGCACCGCGTGGCGGTGATCGGCTCGGGCACGCTCGATAGCCTGCCGCACAATGGAGCGGTGGTCACATTGCTCGCGGTCTGCGGATCGACGCACCGAGACAGCTATCGCGACATCGTTGTGGTCGGCATCATCGGGGCCCTTGTAGCCCTTGCCGCCGTCATCGGGCTTGGCTCTGTGGCAGGTTCGTTCTGAGCCATCGGCGTGGGCCTGCGTCTTAACGGATGGACGATCCGGCGCGACGAGTGGCAAGTCTGCCAGCAAGGCTCTCAACTCCAGGCTCTGCGAGTGGAACCGAAAGGAACCGCAGCAATGCCGGTTTGCGAGAGGGCAACCTCGGGGGTCAGAGCGCGAGAGTGTCAGTTAGGTCTCGCATCCAGAATGTTGGATGCTAGGCGCGAACCGCTGCGGCGCAACCAAGACCGCTATGGGTCAAACTCAGAAGTCCGGGCGCGCAAGCGCCTAGTCAGCTTTGCCCCCAAGAGCCGACATGGTCCGACCGAACCCGTCAGGTCCGCTAAGTGCCAACAGCGACATCACCTCAATTAGTAGCGTCGCCACCCTTGTGACCTTCGGTCAGTCCATGCCCACTTAATCGTCCCGCTTTGAGCGGGTCGTGGGGCGGCAGCCGGATTTATCGTACAACGTGCAGGTCGAAAGGTCTGCATGCCATGGTGCAAGAGCGGCCAGTCCGGGTGGAGCGCAGGTTGTCGGCAATATTGGCCGCCGACGTGGCTGGCTACTCACGGCTCATGCATAGCAGCGAAGAGCTTACGCATGCCAAACTGACCGCGCTCCTAACGGAGGCCGTCAACCCCGCAATCGCCGAACACGGGGGCCGCATCGTTAAGAACACCGGGGACGGGTTCTTGGCGGAGTTTCCGAGTGCGGTCGAAGCGGTGCGGGCTGCGATGCTATTCCAGACCCGTATTCGTGAACTTACAATTGGCGACGCTGAGGACAGGCGCCTTTGCTTCCGTGTCGGCATCAACATCGGTGACATCATTGCTGAGTGGGCCGGCATTATAAATGGTCCTGTACGTTTCCAACACGGCCTCACGATCGGCACGCCGCCACTTGTTCGTGCCGATCCCCAAGGGCCGCACATGGATGCCGGTTCGACCCAGGGGGCGCGTATCATGATCTGCGGGCATCGCTGGACCTCTCACAAGGCGAAAGCGCAGTTTGCTGGTTGGTGTGATGACGCTGGCGTTTCAAAGGTTTACGCCATAGCGACTACGGCCGCATACGGTTTTGAGATTGACAATCACCTCAGCGTTCGCAGCGAGCTGCTGCTTAACGATAGGACATCTGAGGCTTGCTGTTCTTTCGCCTCGTAGTATTCGGCCGAGAACTTGATTGACCATCGCGAGAAGAACGATTGCAATTTCTGAGTGGGCTTCTCGACGCCGAAATGTTCGACAACGTGCGCGTTGCGCAGCCACCTCACCGCCGATGCGATGCCGACGGTACGCTCGAGCCTCTCAACCACTGCGATGCCGACGACCTCTGCCTGCCGATAGCGAAAGCCGACCTTTTTGATCACATACATGCGCTTGAGGGTTTCATAGCCCTTGAATACGAGCTGAAC from Bradyrhizobium sp. Ash2021 encodes the following:
- a CDS encoding GntP family permease, which translates into the protein MGLAGILLGLGLLIWLAFRGWSVLVLAPLAALIAALMAGEPLLAHWTQTFMVGAAGFLAQFFPLFLLGALFGKLMEDSGSVSAIAAFVTQKLGTRRAVLAVVLAGALVTYGGVSLFVAFFVLAPMAHELFRAAGIPRRLMPAAIVLGTSTFTMSALPGTPSIQNAIPMPFFGTTPFAAPGLGLLASLIMLGFGLWWLNREEAKARASGEGFGDGTPMPTERLTADEVLRERATTAREFDPAEIAHGAMTDIAPKVTRAALPLVVVIIVNLAMSLVIIPALDTHYLAETRFGETSLAAVGGVWAVISALACAIVTVLAASYRRLPALRATIDAGANASVLPAVSVASLVGFGAVVAAMPAFAVVRDAVLGVGGGPLVSLAVATNVLAALTGSASGGLTIALDALGATYMTRAAEIGLNPALLHRVAVIGSGTLDSLPHNGAVVTLLAVCGSTHRDSYRDIVVVGIIGALVALAAVIGLGSVAGSF